The sequence GCGGCCCCTTTCTACGGTCACGCTGCGACCGGTCGTGTCCAAACCTGCCAAGATCTTCTGCGTGGGGCACAACTACGAGACCCATCGGCAGGAAACAGGTCGCGCCATGGTCGGACATCCGTCCATCTTCCTGCGGTTCGCCGACACCCTCACTGCCCATGGCGCGCCCATCCTCCGCCCGAAAGAGTCCGCCAGCCTCGACTATGAAGGGGAACTTGCGGTGATCATCGGCCAGGGCGGTCGCCGGATTTCCGAGGCCGACGCCCTGCGGCACGTGGCCGGCTTCACCTGCGCCAATGACGCTTCGGTGCGCGACTGGCAATGGCACACCCAGCAGTTCACGCCAGGGAAGAACTTCCCCGGCACGGCGCCGCTCGGCCCGTGGATGATCACACCGGATGAGATCGCCGATCTGCAGGCCGTGACCGTGACGACCAGCCTCAATGGCGAGGTCATGCAGCATGCCAGCGTGGCGGACATGATCTTCCCGATCCCGGTGATCATCGCGTATCTCTCCACCTTCACTTCGCTCTCTCCCGGTGACGTGATCTTGACCGGCACGCCTGGAGGCGTCGGCGCCAAACGTAAACCGCCGGTATGGATGAAGCCTGGCGATATCGTCGAGGTGGGCATTGCGGGGGTTGGGCGGCTGGTCAACTTTGTGTGTGACGAAGCCTGACCCTAGGATCTGCGCTTTCTCAAACGCGGCCGCAAGGCAGCCCAGTCCTCCTCGGCCCGCCAATTCAGCCCTCTGATTTACCAAGGCCCATTGGCGTCCTCTCCACCGGAAATTCGCGACAGCGTCGATCCCGAGCGTGTGAGCGGGGTCGAGCGCGATCACCGCTTCGCATCAGAGGTTTTCGCATCGGGGCCCACGCATAGGCCTGATCCGATTGGAGAGAACGATGAGCATCGCCGTCAGTCTCCTGGCTTCCGAAACATGGTCCGAATAGTCGTTCGATGGCGCTTGGCGTCCCACCGAGACGACAATCTCGGTTCGTGAGCCCGCCACGGGCGACGAACTGGGACACGTGGGTCTTTCCGTTCCCGCATCCCTCGCCGCCATCGCCGAAAACGCCATGAACGCCCAGTCGATGTGGGCCCAAACGCCAGCCGAAGAGCGCGCCGCCATCATGCGCCGGGCAGCCGAACTTTTCGAGCAAGAGCGTGGTGCGCTCTTGAGCATGATCGTGCGGGAGACGGGCGGCGTGCATGGCAAGGCCGAAACCGAGTTGGCTGGCACGATCGGCGAATTGGTCCATTCCGACGCGTTGCTCATTGCGCCGGAAGGCCAGATGCTGCCCCATCCTAACCCCTCCAAACTAAGCCTTGCCTGACGCGTGCCGCTCGGCCTCGTCGGCGTCATCACCCCGTGGAACTTTCCGTTGCTGCTGGCCATGCGATCCATTGCACCCGCACTCGCACAGGGGAACGCCGTGATCCTAAAACCTGACCCGCAGACCCCGATCGTCGGAGGCGCCGTCATCGCGCGCATCTTCGAGAAGGCCGGCCTGCCCGCCCGGCTTTTCAGCGTCGTCAACGGCGCCGCCGAGGTCGGCGAGGCTTTGGTCGTCCTGCCCGAGATCAGGCTCATCACCTTTACCGGTTCCACCGCGGTCTGCCGCCGTGTCGGCGAGCTCGCCGGGCGGAACCCCAAGAAGGTTGGCCTCGAAATTGGGCGGTAAGAGCCCCTTCATTGCCCTGGAAGACGCCGATCTTGAAGCCGCGGCTTCGGCGGGCGCCTGGGGCTCGTTCCTGCATAAGGATCAGATCTGCATGGCCAGCGGCCGACACATCGTTCTCCGCAAGGTGCTCGACGATTACCTGGAAATCCCCAGCCGAAAGGCGCAGCAGCTGAAGGTTGGCGATCCCTATCGAGAAAAGGATGTGGATATCAGTCCGATCATAGACGCCAAGCAGCTAGCTCGCGTCGATGGAATTGTGTGCAGCTCCGTGGCGGCCGGCCAGCGTGATCACGGGCGGGACCTTCGAGGGTTCCTTCTATCGACCCACCGTGCTCAGCAATGAAACCCCCAAGTTCCCGCCTATCACCTGGAGATTTTCGGCCCGGTTGCGCCTGTGGTGGCGGCGGAAGATGAGGAAGACGCCATCCGTATCGCCAACGACACTGAATATGGGCTCTCCAGCGCCATACAGACCGGCTCGCTTGAGCGAGGCCTGAGGATCGCCCGCCGCATTAAGGCCGGCATGGTGCATATCAACGACCAGACGATCTCCGATTTGCCCGGCGTTCCCTTCGGCGGGATGGGGCAGTCGCGAAATGGCTCGCGCTTCGGCCGCACCTCAAACTGGGAAGAGTTTATCCAGTGGCAGTGGATGACCGCCAGCGCGGAACCGGCGCGGCATCCGTTCTGACCCGTTGGGTTAGCCATAAAAAAAGCAAGCGACGGGGCCGCCCGCCGGAACCCGACAGGCGGCCTTCGCCTGTGGCGCCATTCGGCATATCAAGCGCTGCGCCGGCCCCATCGGTTTACGCCATCAATTTTCATATATTGACATATTTGGTATTTTTTTGATATCCAGAGGGTGATGTTGCTGGAGGACCGTGTGCATGCCTGCATCGATAGCGCGTAGGCGCCCATCTTCCGGCAGGGAGCCCGCGGGCCTTGCAATATTCCCCGCAAGAGAGACGCCCGATCAGTGCGTTGATCTGTCGGGTTTTGTCCACAGCAGCGATGAGAGACCGGCCGGAGTCGGCTCGAGGCAAGATTCTCGGCACAACTCGACTTTCGAAGGCGTCGTTATTCACGGGGAGAAGATTGGACGAACAATCGGATTTCCCACGGCTAATATCGCCTTGCAAGGCGCCTGTCCGGCGCAAGGCATCTACGCTGCGCGTGTAGAGCTACAAGATGGTCGTACCTATCTTAGCGTCGCCTACTATGGTAACCGCCCTACTCTCGACGGTCGCGGAAAATTCTTAGAGGTATTCCTGTTTAATTTCTGCGAGGACATCTACGGCGACCGCTTACGCGTCGAATTGGTGCGCCACATTCGCGGGGACAAGAAATTCAATTCGATTGATGAAATGGCCATTCAGATCGAATCCGACTGTGATCGTGCGTTACAAATCCTAGGCGGCGTGGACGAATTTGATCAAGCATAGGCCGGCGGCGAAGCTGGCGATTGATCTGAAGTTGGCGGCGGTCTTTTCGGAACCGACCTGTTAAGGCGGCCGGGCCGAAATCGGTCCGTCCTGTCCCCGTTCAGGTTGCCTGGTCGCATGGCTGGCGACCAACGCCGTCGCGGTGACGACTAAATTTGAATCAGGATCGAGCGCACCCAGGACCGCTTCGGCCTATGGCCTGAGCGGCTGGCGGCCGACGCGCCTACGGGTTGGCCGAGAACCTGGCCTGGCTGGTCCATGACCGCGGGATCGAGCCGCACATTCCGGTCTTCGATAAATCGCCGCGGCGGGATGAGCCCCATGAGCGGGCCGACTTCTCGTTCGACCACAATGCCGACGCCTACATCTGCCCGGCCGGCAAGCAGCTGCGCCAGCGCCAGAAGGCCTATCGCACGCCACGCCCCTTGGTCGATGAAAACGGCATGCTGCGCTACCGCGCCAGTAAGCTCGACTGAGACCCTGCGCGCTGAAGCCGCGGTGCTACCCGAACGCACCCGCCCGCACGATTCTGCGCTCCATCCAGAAGGGCGCCCGCGACATGGTGCGCGACATCGCCGGAACCGACGCCTACGTCATCTCATGTCGCGAGCAGAAGAAGGTCGAAATGTTGTTCGCGCACCTCAAACGCATCCTGAGGCTCGATCGGCTGCGCCTGCGAGGCCCAACGGCGCCA is a genomic window of Phenylobacterium montanum containing:
- a CDS encoding riboflavin kinase; translated protein: MPASIARRRPSSGREPAGLAIFPARETPDQCVDLSGFVHSSDERPAGVGSRQDSRHNSTFEGVVIHGEKIGRTIGFPTANIALQGACPAQGIYAARVELQDGRTYLSVAYYGNRPTLDGRGKFLEVFLFNFCEDIYGDRLRVELVRHIRGDKKFNSIDEMAIQIESDCDRALQILGGVDEFDQA
- a CDS encoding fumarylacetoacetate hydrolase family protein, whose product is MKYASFEAAGLSSWGLVEGEDIVDVGEILRDHVADLKDLIAQEAYGQALRARASAARRPLSTVTLRPVVSKPAKIFCVGHNYETHRQETGRAMVGHPSIFLRFADTLTAHGAPILRPKESASLDYEGELAVIIGQGGRRISEADALRHVAGFTCANDASVRDWQWHTQQFTPGKNFPGTAPLGPWMITPDEIADLQAVTVTTSLNGEVMQHASVADMIFPIPVIIAYLSTFTSLSPGDVILTGTPGGVGAKRKPPVWMKPGDIVEVGIAGVGRLVNFVCDEA